The following proteins are co-located in the Phycisphaerae bacterium genome:
- a CDS encoding SLBB domain-containing protein has translation MRYHELRLVHRLSAAFLVSAACAAGTGCVSPWWNGFLTPQELGNFRDSRVNEIQRAISFRDKPLGIAGAVDPTPEDLVASVEEYMIGAGDMLSIRLMDFLQLGVETELTPIVDERGYIHVPQLDWMHVEGLTLRQLQEELIHKGKEKGIYAAEAEPTMVVQTLTRQQRLYNISGAIGVPGTFPIIRPDFRLREAINQAGNFDPNIRYVYIFRNEPRPKRYGSTPAKDRPVNGREQTPPAPPVTPTAMSDMSAAGSPPPPAAAGQARPAMRVAAAQTDAERELREALAPGTAPVGTPKVAGPSEPLTTSPAAPPTIIYVNDGFVAGPAPAPGSTASTSPATKPLPGPEQVTTPRASAPAAEPVDWESLAAEGQQRVIRVPADRLRSGDANYNVVIRHQDWIELDPGSVGVFYMAGHVNRPGVYSLSGNEITLTQAIASAGGLDQLAWPTRCEIRRRIDGDREETTQWDLSRIVDGQDPDLFIKKDDVINVGTHAIAPLLATIRNAFRFTYGFGFVYDRNFADIDAFAPQVNANDRHRAERAARGLLN, from the coding sequence ATGCGATACCACGAACTGAGGTTGGTGCATCGGTTGTCGGCAGCATTCCTGGTGTCGGCGGCCTGTGCGGCGGGCACAGGGTGCGTGTCTCCCTGGTGGAACGGTTTTCTGACGCCACAGGAGCTCGGCAACTTCCGGGACAGCCGGGTGAACGAGATCCAGCGTGCGATCAGTTTCAGGGACAAGCCCCTGGGAATCGCCGGGGCCGTGGATCCGACGCCCGAGGATCTCGTCGCCTCGGTGGAGGAGTACATGATCGGAGCGGGGGACATGCTCTCGATCCGTCTGATGGACTTCCTCCAACTCGGCGTGGAGACCGAACTGACTCCGATTGTCGACGAGCGTGGTTACATTCACGTACCGCAGCTGGACTGGATGCATGTCGAGGGTCTGACTCTTCGGCAACTCCAGGAGGAGTTGATCCACAAGGGCAAGGAGAAGGGCATCTATGCGGCCGAAGCCGAACCCACGATGGTGGTGCAGACCCTGACCCGTCAGCAACGGCTGTACAACATCTCCGGGGCCATTGGTGTTCCGGGCACTTTCCCGATCATTCGCCCCGATTTTCGGCTTCGTGAGGCCATCAACCAGGCGGGCAACTTCGATCCGAACATCCGCTACGTCTACATCTTCCGAAACGAGCCGCGACCCAAGAGATACGGATCGACCCCGGCCAAGGATCGACCGGTCAATGGCCGTGAACAGACTCCTCCCGCACCCCCGGTGACGCCGACGGCCATGTCGGACATGAGTGCGGCGGGCAGTCCTCCTCCCCCGGCTGCCGCGGGTCAGGCCCGGCCGGCCATGCGCGTGGCCGCAGCCCAGACCGATGCCGAGCGTGAGCTCCGGGAGGCCCTCGCCCCTGGGACCGCTCCGGTCGGCACGCCGAAAGTGGCCGGCCCGTCGGAACCGCTGACCACCTCTCCCGCCGCGCCGCCGACGATTATCTATGTCAACGACGGCTTTGTGGCTGGTCCCGCGCCGGCTCCGGGGAGCACGGCTTCCACATCGCCGGCCACCAAGCCGCTGCCAGGCCCGGAGCAGGTCACGACGCCGCGAGCCTCCGCTCCGGCCGCCGAGCCGGTGGATTGGGAGTCCCTGGCCGCCGAGGGCCAGCAGCGGGTCATCCGCGTTCCCGCGGACCGGCTCCGGTCCGGCGATGCCAACTACAATGTGGTGATCCGTCATCAGGATTGGATCGAGCTGGACCCGGGTTCGGTCGGCGTCTTCTACATGGCCGGCCATGTCAATCGCCCGGGTGTCTACAGCTTGAGCGGAAACGAGATCACTCTGACTCAGGCGATCGCCTCTGCGGGCGGGCTTGACCAGCTGGCATGGCCCACCCGTTGCGAGATTCGCAGGCGGATCGACGGAGACCGCGAAGAGACGACCCAGTGGGACCTCTCGCGGATCGTGGACGGCCAGGACCCGGATCTGTTCATCAAGAAGGATGACGTGATCAACGTCGGCACCCATGCGATCGCTCCGCTGCTGGCCACGATTCGCAACGCGTTCCGGTTCACGTACGGTTTCGGATTCGTCTACGACCGCAACTTTGCCGACATCGATGCGTTTGCGCCGCAGGTCAACGCCAACGATCGGCACAGAGCGGAGCGGGCGGCGCGCGGCCTGTTGAACTAG
- a CDS encoding exosortase/archaeosortase family protein produces the protein MSVQAGLLAVVLIIYYRNVLYSLVYKWQNDGDWSHGFLIPLFSLYYLYLQRDRMPLGLVDRRVAARLLGAAFLVLAFAMYVGCTLARIDYPKSVSLVLSILGVVLMVCGWVWTRWSWFAILFLFFALPVPQRLYVQLTMPLRYIAADVSASVLNAALQDMDAVSKGALVEYSYEGKSGSLDIEQACSGIRLLMTMMALGVAMAFVSDRPLWHRQVMILACIPISIFCNIIRVTTTGFMVVFGRDDLARGFPHTLLGMGMLFIAFSLFGSISYVLNHLFVEDEGDDRGSFVTGGSSA, from the coding sequence ATGAGCGTTCAAGCGGGCCTGCTTGCGGTCGTGTTGATCATCTACTACCGCAACGTCCTGTATAGCCTGGTCTACAAGTGGCAGAACGATGGCGACTGGTCGCACGGCTTTCTGATACCCCTGTTCAGTCTGTATTACCTGTACCTGCAGCGGGATCGGATGCCGCTGGGGCTTGTTGATCGGCGGGTGGCGGCCAGACTGCTGGGAGCGGCCTTTCTGGTGCTTGCCTTCGCCATGTATGTGGGTTGTACACTGGCTCGGATCGATTACCCCAAGAGCGTCTCGCTGGTGCTGAGCATCCTCGGCGTCGTGCTGATGGTCTGCGGCTGGGTGTGGACCCGGTGGAGCTGGTTCGCGATTCTGTTTCTGTTCTTCGCCCTTCCCGTTCCCCAGCGACTCTATGTCCAGTTGACCATGCCCCTGCGCTATATCGCCGCCGACGTCTCGGCGTCCGTGCTCAACGCGGCGCTCCAGGACATGGACGCGGTGTCCAAGGGGGCCCTGGTGGAGTATTCCTACGAGGGCAAGTCCGGTTCGCTGGATATCGAGCAAGCCTGCAGCGGGATCCGTCTGCTCATGACCATGATGGCCCTGGGCGTGGCCATGGCGTTCGTGAGCGATCGTCCTCTCTGGCACCGGCAGGTGATGATCCTGGCCTGCATTCCCATCTCCATATTCTGCAACATCATCCGGGTGACCACGACCGGTTTCATGGTGGTCTTCGGCAGGGATGATCTGGCCCGAGGCTTTCCTCATACGCTGCTCGGGATGGGGATGCTCTTCATCGCGTTCTCTTTGTTTGGCTCGATTTCATATGTTCTCAACCACCTGTTCGTCGAGGATGAAGGTGACGACAGGGGATCGTTCGTCACGGGAGGTTCCTCAGCATGA